In the genome of Catalinimonas alkaloidigena, the window TTTTACGAATACTCAGCAAGTTCCAGTTATCTACAGCCATACAAAGCAATGCTCATGGAATAGTACTGAAATAGTTGCCAGCCTGGGTTAGGCCATTTTCAGGCATTGTGAAGCACGTTTGAATAGATAGACCCTATTTCATCATGTACTGATGTCAAGGCTTACCAGTTGGCATACAATAACCAATTTCCAAAATGGCAGGAAATTTCCTTTACTAGATGTGAAAATAAAGCTATATAAGCTCATGATACTGAAGGCAATTTCCCCTGAAATAGATCAAAATGCAATCTATATTGCTGTTACTACTTTAGGAGATTTCTCTAAGCCTTATGTTCGAGCTTGTATAGCTTAATCTTTTCATATCTACTAACATAAGCATACATAAAACACCAATATGTATAGCAATGCTATTGTCTTTGATAGTGGTATGTCAGCTTGGTTGCTCTGAGATGTTCTAACGTTTTTTGTTAGAAGATGCAACAAATCGTAAGCTATTCATCAGTATCAGGAGCATAGGTTTTACTCGTGTTGCAACTCGCCTCCATGTCAAGTCAGCTAAGCAATTAATGCCCCTACGAGTTTGTACTCCCTGCAACCAATTAGTGGTCTTTGCATATAGCCACAAATCTATTCATAATCACTTACCGTCTATTAAGTATTTTAACTTACTGATTATCAGAATATTAACCAATGTCCATCTCAATTCAAATAAAAGAAAAACGGGTTGGACGAATTAGACTTCATAGCGTAGAAGAAACCTTTTGCGCGTAATGCTTATCTAAGCTTAATAGAAGATTGTTTTGCCATTCTACGAAACGCTGAACATATTTCCAAACACGCTCTTAACTAAGCTATATACTTTCACTGACTCAAGCCTACAACTGAAATCTATCTCAAATGATAGATTGAGTTGATCACAATGATATAAGAAGTTCTGTGGTAATTTTATTTTTTCTTTGGTCTAGGAAGACCTTTTACGATTCTATCTTTTATTGTATTCAAGCTGAATGTTCCTGATACAAAAAAGTAATTAGGATCTTTACTACCTGCACTGACTATGTTGTAACCAATATTAAACGCTTGTGCAAATGCAAATCGCGCCTCACTATTAAAGCTACCATTGCTATTTCTATCAAATCTGTCAAACTTTTTACTAAGAAAACTTAAAACAATACCAAAATTGTTTTTAGGAATATATACGTCAGAAATATTTACATAATAGTAAGGAGTTAAGGCGAAGGGTAATTTGGACCCTAAGCTAGATGAAATCCAGAACTGTGGCAAAGAAATCGAAAGTCTATAATTTCTAGTAGGGTCAATTGGAGAAAAATAGCCATCATTAGTACCGTTAGAGGCTACATTATCATCTATATAAAAGGTGTTACTTCTGTTTTGATAAGAAGTTAAGTTGTCAGTAGCTATGGAATGTTGATAGCTTGCTGAGAGGGAAATTACAAATTTTGTGCTACGAAAAATAGATAAATTTCCTCTTATACCAGGGCTAAACCTATTTGTTTTACTATTGGAAAAAGAATCATTGATTGTATCGTAATAATTGAAATTCTGGTACTCACCAAATGCTGAAACTGAATATGTGAAATAAAATCCGGCCTTTGCAGATGGATTAATTAGAGAGTCAAACCCCCATGAATATCCCAGTTCAACTACTGGGGAGTAATTTGTTTTTTTGTCAAAAATTAAGGTTGACTTAGAATTATTTACCGCATTGGCTTTAAAAAATAGTATCTGAGACTTAGCCATAGTATTTATTGTATCTCCTGAATTTGCATCAAGAACATAATACATCTTCCTATAGAACTGATGTATAGGCGCAGTAAATCCAACATTTTTTGATGACAATTCAGGTTGAATTGTAGTGGTCGGCACACCAAAGATGAAATTACCTTTTGAATCAGTTATAACATCCTGAGCCATAAGGTTTGAAAAAAGAAAGAATATTAAAAAGTAAGAAAATAAATATTTCATAAGATGTGTAGATATTTTTTGTAATTAAAACAGGCCCTAAGAAGATAAATTATTATACAGCTGTCAATACTTACTTTTCAGTATTTTTTTATTCAATCTTTTTCTTATGAAGTCTATCTAGTGCTTACTCAATACCCTAGAAAATCTACCTTCCCACATCTTGCATACATACTATACATAATACAATAGCTTAAACTGCATTTCTATTTGCAGAACCTGACAGGTGCTTACTACCACATACTCCCCCCTTTGTAAGTGTGAAGCCCTCCACCCACCTTCTTTATGTGGCTGAATATTTACATGAGTAGATACAAACGTGAAGGTCTATAAACAGAAAAACCCCTATCAAAGGGGTTTATGAGTAAAACTATATGGCTATCTAGTCCATGCTGTAGTAGCCTGGACTGAATAGACTTTTCATAGGTCATCATTCAATCCATTTCTTGATATCGCTCACAATTTTTGTTGTATCATCCCTTACCTCTTTTCCCGTATACCTAAGCACCTTAAAACCAAGCTCTTGTAGCTTTCTATCAATATTCCTATCTCTCAGTGCTTGATCTTCTGTTCTCTCGTGATAGGTATGGCCATCAGTATACACGCATAGCTTCGTATCACGCTTCTCTATATAGAAGTCAACGATAGTCATTACCTCTTTGAAGTTATTGTGTTTGTCTCTATATGTCTTTCCAGCTACTGAAATGCTTTTACCATACCAATTCAAGGGGTACTGTGGCTGGAAGCTTATGTATGACTTTAAGAGTTCCAAATAAAGTTGTCTTTCAAGTGGGCTTTGCAATACAAACAGACATTGTTTACAGCTAGGAGTTAACTTATAGGCACAAGTTGAACAAAGGGAATCATCTTTGTAATGTTCATCTACTACTCGTGCCTGGTCTTCTGTAATCCTTAATACTTCTGCCGTACTAGTTGATTCTAGTATCGTATCTATCTCATTCCTTAACTTCAAGAGATCATCCCTACCACAAATAATGGTCTTATCCCATTGCTGCCCTTTCTCATGTAGTTGGAATAAATACCTAGTAAATTCTTCCTTCTCACTAGATAGCCCTAGTGAATCGTTCATCTTTATTTTTTTAATGTTTACAGGTATTATTCCCATATCTCTTTAGTAAATCCTGACTATATGTACTGATGGATTTTAATAGGGAGATAGCCTGAAAATACATGTGACAACCTCTCCATCTATATGATGTTATTAATCAACTCGAATCCCGAATTTTAACAGCATCTTAGGAAGATGATCTTCCAGATTTTCAATGTGCCTATCATCGAGTTCAATAAGGTTGAGGTTGTTAGCAGCATAGACAGCTTGTTTTACTTTCTTACGCTCCTGATACTTTGCATCATTTTCTAAACCCCAATACTCGATGTAAAAAGGATTCTTGTTTACTTGATTAGGGACATAGAAATCAGAATATACATCTTCCTCCAGGGGCAACCTTCTTTCATAAGCATGAACGATCCCATAGTCATATAAGGCATTATCAATAATTACTTCAGCTCTAGAGCGTACTAGATGTCCATCCTTAGCGCGTAGATTGGCGGGAAACTTTTGCCTGAAGTCATTCAGCTCAGTACCTTGCTCAGTAGGCAGTTGTTCAGCATTACCTACAGAACGAAGGAGTACTTTGTGTGATAGTATATCAGTAGGCCACATCACGAAGGTTCCTCCTGACTGATGTTCTATTTGTACGCCTCTTACTTTCTTGCCTAGATCTGTGATTTCCCAACCCTTCACTCCTTTTGCAATCCAGCCAATCTCAGCAAATACTAAGTTCATTCGCTGAGAGGATAAATCGAATTCCTTACCCACAGAAGTAGCATTGATCAGATCCTGCCTTGCAGTATTACTAAACTGTAAAGGATTGAAGTCAGGAGGCCATACAATGTATTGCCCATATTTATCACTGATAACCACCTCTCCACCACATTCTTCTCCTTTGCTGGTTAATACCCATTGATCTCCTTGACGTGAGATGAAGTTCTGATCAAAAAGTGTGTTGAATAATTCTCGACTTACAGTATCAAGTGTTTTGGCTAATGCTGAGGTGCTTATCTTTCTCATAGTGATTATAGAGGTGATTCATAACAAGTCGCACAAGCTATGAAACAACGTCTACAAATCATCAGTGAAGTAATGTATTTGATAAAATCACCTAACCTCTACTAATGTAAATTCTAAGAGGTATGTCTATCTAGTCCAAACTACTATGAATTAGACTCGATAGACACTATTAATAACGAATTGTTAGTAAGTGAGAGAATGGATAGTTATACTTTTACATAAAAAAACTTTAATAAAAGAAGCAACTTATAGACTATCAATGTTATATATATTAAACAAATAATTAATTAAAAGAAGATATATCATTAATATATATAATATTAATCTCAAAGGATCTTTCATGTACTAAAACTCATCTCTCATATGACGCTATTTACAGTGTAATTATACGCTCCTTTGATATTGACTTAGATTTCATGCTAGAAAAGTTTGAGATATACTTTTCTAAGTTTTGTTTGTTTCCTGAATAACAAAATCCTCGACTATAATTAAACTCTCGATCATTAGATCGAATCCACTCAAAAGCCAGATCGTTATTTATAACTGTAAAGTCACTATCTGATACTTTTTTCTGACTTGGCACATATACTAATGTACTTACTTTATGTAACGTGTTTTCGTAGTATTTGTCATGAAATTCGAGCATACTAATTAAACTATTCTTATTATAAGAAGCATAGTCTTTTGATACAATGAAGATCCTAACAACTTCACCTCCTCTGTTCAAGATGTTTCTTTGAGGTTCAATAAATTCATTCATATACTTACGATAAGGACATTTCTCACCCCAGACCTCGATATCTTTAGAATTGTTTATATTGTGAGTTGCCCAATATCTAACTGGAGTATTTTCTCTTACCAATGCATTTAAAACTTCAATTGTATAATCATCTAATTCATCAGGACTAAGTTCTATTCTGCCTGAAGTAAGCTCCTCTAGTGCCCGATTTATAGAGATGGCTTTTTTTATCCAAACAAGGTTTCTACATCTTACCTTATTAAACCTATTTGAAAGAAATTGCATAAATTGAGCCTTCGTAGCAATCTCAATTTGTCTGGTTTCTAGCCAAAGAAAAAAGGAACTTGATAGTAATGTAAAGTAAATAGTAGTAACCCCTACAAAAACTCTATTAAAAAAAAACAAACATAAAATAGAATAAAACGCTCCTAGTACTAAAGACACAATTACAAACCCATGTTTCTTTAGATCCATTATATTATAGTGTGCTAAGTAGACAAATACTATATAAACCTTATAACAGAAGCAATGTAAAAAAACTTTCATTCAATGCACCTTGGTTGTATAATATTTTTTTCATTTAAAGTTTAGTGAAATTTGTAATAATATTTACTGTTTAAATCTCGTAAGCGCAATTACTTACCACCTAAAGCCCCCCCCCCTTAACTATTCAACTTCCCCAACCGCCCCTTTTAAACAAAGCATCATCACCCCACAGCTATACTTAGCAGAAAGGTTCTGCCTTCGATCTAACAGATTAAAGTGTATAGCTATGTTAACAGTAGTAGATTACAAACCTTGCAAAAACAAGGATGGGAAGAAATTCTTTATCCTGAAGTTGGAAGGGCATATTGAAATGGTGAAGTCCAAACAGTCAGGTAGGTACTATGCCACAAGAATCAAGACCACAATGGCCTGCACATTCAATGAGAAGAGTTGTAAGGAGATGCTTGGGAAGGAGATCCCAGGTAGGATCATAAAGGAGCAGGTAGAGCCTTATACGTACGTAATACCTGATACTAAGCGGGAGATCACTTTAGACTTCAGGTATTCGTATCAGCCTTCTTATCTGCCAGCAGGAGGTAGCTTGATAGCCATGCAGAGAGAGCTATTGAAGCTGAATTATAATAACTAACAGAAAAGGCAGTTCTAACAATGGAGCTGCCTTTAATCAAACATATTTTAATGTATCAGTGAACTATAAAATTAATCGAATTCTCTTTTAATAGTTGCAACGACATCACCAAATATTTCTTTTATGTTATTCTTGCTAAATCTTAACTGTTGAACACCATTAATATTAGAAAACTCTTCTGTGTCATTTTCCATTGCAACAATCGCTCTATTAAACCCTAGCTTTCCCTGAAATAATCCAATCTCATGGATTACATTCTGCCTTGCTCTCATTTTACCATCTTTTGTTTCATCTTCTCCAGTCATTACCATAATCGCAAAAGTAGACTTGGTAGACATATCTTCTAATATATCTCTTATATGATGCCCAGCACGAGCACCAGATTCAAAGGCTTCAACCTTAATATTATGCAAATCACTAAGATGATCCTTCAATTCCCTCCATTGCTTATTTCCTCCATGGCCTATAAACACAACTATTTTGTCTTTTGCTATATCCTTTGATATTTCAACATGTGATTTAGACACCAATGATTCCACTTCTGAAAAAATTGATCTAACTAGATGTGCGAACGTTGAACGAACTATCACCACTAGCTCAAATCTTGAATGGGAATCTAACCACAATGATACTTTAGAAGTAGATACGTTTATTGAAAATTCATCACACTCCTTATCATAGTAAGATAGAAAATCATTCAAATTTCCAAATTCCCATCTTTCGTTATTTCGTTTGGTCTTTAATGTTGAGTATTGTCCATCTTTAAAATGCTCTTCCAATAGAGATTTAATGTCTCTTCTATCAATAAATACTCCTTTAAAGGTTTTGCCTTTCTGCAAACTATTACTAGGAGCATCCTCTTTCTCCTCTACAAAAATACTTTCATCAAGCAACTCTATAACACTGTCAATTAATTCTTTGTGTCCCTTAATTTCAATTTTAGTTTTGTGATTACTAAAATAATTGTATGCAAATGCGACACCTTTCCAGTAGATGTTTGCACCTATATATTTATATTTGAGATGAATTTTCGACTTAAGTTCCTCTATTGTATCAAATGTATATTCATCATTTTCTACTTCGATAGAATAAGAAGATGAATATTTTTCACCTGATAGCTGCGAGATATGATCAATTAGGTTGTAAAAAGAGGTCAGTTCTAGCTTTTTCCTGTTATATGTTCTTGATAGTTTCATAAGATCCAGTTCCGATTCAGTCTGATATATTTATTTTTGGTGAATATAAAGGCAAAGGTATTTATATTTGATTTGCTTTGATTCCCCATGTTCAGCACTATACAATTTGATGTCTATCTAGTCCAAACCACAATAGATTGTATTAGATGGACAATAAAATGAGACTTATATCATTTCAATAACTCACAATAATTACTTCTGATTTAATCTTTATATTGGATAGCTTCAGAGTAAATATCGCAATCCATAAAGTCAAAAGATAACTTGTTATTAGTATACTCAAACAGCCCTCTTAACTCATCAATAGCAGGAGGCGAGAAAAAGTACGACTTCATGTTTTTAGAGAAATCTTCTTCGCTTTTGTAATGTACCTTCTCAGATACTACTTTAATCAAAAAATCATCTCTTTCTGATTTCGAGGCAATAAAAGTACTTAATTTGCCAGAATTAAAATAAGAAGACAGCATAACATAATCAACAATAGCTACATTATCAAATATCCTTCCACTAAAATTAGGAAAATTAGTAACAACTATTGTAAGTATCTCTTTGCGCTCAATATCTCCAATATCTGATTTAAACTTATCAATATTTTTAATAACAAAGCTAGATTTTCTATTAATCTGTACAGCTCCATCTCTCAATCTTTTTAATGCATTATGCTCATCACGAGGGCCTAAGGGAAACTTAATACATTTTACTTCCCCAAAAACACATATATGCTTCAGATTAACTACAAAATCTATTTCTTCAAAACTTCCATCTTCTAACTTAAAAATTGCCTTGTCAGGGATAGAATAATCATATCCTTTTTCATCCAACGCGTCTTTCAATTTATTTATAATTTTCTTCTCAAATAATTTGCCTCGAGTATCTAAATCCACACCCCCATCTTCTAACCATCTATCAATAAGCACAATATTATTTGAGTAAACTATGGGCAAAATTGGGCAAAGTAAGTCATCATTAACTTCAACAAGAGGATACTCCCAAAAATTAATTCTAGACTGGGATTCGTTTTTCACTAAATCAATAAACTCCGAAACTTGGACTTCAGTATATGTGGTTCTACTTATAAGATATTTTATTAGTGCTTTTCTTTTTATTTTGTATGGAAGCTTCTGGAAATCTTTTATAGCAAAAACCGAGTCGTCAACTATTTTGATATTCATCGCTTTTCTCAACAGAGATTGAAGAACATCAAATAGAGCATTTAAATCATACAAAGTTAAATTCGTGAAATTTGGTAAAGGATAGTTTTCTAAGAAGCTGTAGAAAGCACCTAAGAAGTTAACATTGGATACATCAAAATATGTATCTTCAGCATCAATTCCATCTGATAATTCATAGTTAATGTAACCCTCATTTACTTCGATACTTGAAATGTGAGATTTCCTTTTATTGAGCAAGGATTGTTCCAATATTCGTTTACCTAGTAACTCGTTATTTTGGATGAGTGCCTTAGTTTTTAAATCAAATGCTAATGCATACTGCTGCATCCTAAAAAATCCAATATTATCCAATAGCAATTCTTCTCTATTTAGAGAACTAAATTGTATTTTTCTGCCACTCAGACTACTATATCCATCCCTCCAAACACATCTATCATATTCATTTTTTAATACAAAATAAAAAGTTGACACAACTTGCATCCTGAAAATATCACCTATTGTCTCTATATCTTCTCTAGATTCACTTTCATTTATTTCCTCATCTTTGAAGTAGCGAGCATAATTTAACAAAATACCTACGCCATCAAGGTTGCTTTCCAAAGCTAATCCAGTGTTTATTTTTCCTATACTTGGATCAATTGATTCACTCTTATGCTTAAAATAG includes:
- a CDS encoding endonuclease domain-containing protein, whose amino-acid sequence is MGIIPVNIKKIKMNDSLGLSSEKEEFTRYLFQLHEKGQQWDKTIICGRDDLLKLRNEIDTILESTSTAEVLRITEDQARVVDEHYKDDSLCSTCAYKLTPSCKQCLFVLQSPLERQLYLELLKSYISFQPQYPLNWYGKSISVAGKTYRDKHNNFKEVMTIVDFYIEKRDTKLCVYTDGHTYHERTEDQALRDRNIDRKLQELGFKVLRYTGKEVRDDTTKIVSDIKKWIE
- a CDS encoding TIR domain-containing protein, which codes for MKLSRTYNRKKLELTSFYNLIDHISQLSGEKYSSSYSIEVENDEYTFDTIEELKSKIHLKYKYIGANIYWKGVAFAYNYFSNHKTKIEIKGHKELIDSVIELLDESIFVEEKEDAPSNSLQKGKTFKGVFIDRRDIKSLLEEHFKDGQYSTLKTKRNNERWEFGNLNDFLSYYDKECDEFSINVSTSKVSLWLDSHSRFELVVIVRSTFAHLVRSIFSEVESLVSKSHVEISKDIAKDKIVVFIGHGGNKQWRELKDHLSDLHNIKVEAFESGARAGHHIRDILEDMSTKSTFAIMVMTGEDETKDGKMRARQNVIHEIGLFQGKLGFNRAIVAMENDTEEFSNINGVQQLRFSKNNIKEIFGDVVATIKREFD